In Francisella salimarina, the genomic window GCAGAATTAGAGCTATTAGAGAGTGACACGAATATTGAGACAACTCTAGTTATTCATCCGTATGTTTTACAAGACTTCTACGACTACAATGACTTTCTGTATGATACAGATAATCTTTTGATTGATCTGTCATTAGAAGGAGTTTATCAGATAGCAAGTTTTCATCCTGATTATCAGTTTGAAGGGGTAGAATTAGATGATGTTGAGAATTATACAAACCGTTCGCCTTATCCGATGTTGCACTTGATTCGAGAGGAGTCTCTTGAGAGAGCAATAGCTAATTATCCAAATCCTGATGATATATCTCAAAGAAATATTGATTTGATGAATGAGCTAGGATTAGATAAGGTTAAAGCTTTATTGAAATCATGTTTTGATATCTGAGGCGAAAAGTCTTTTGATTAAATATTTAGTCTGTATGTTTTTAGCTTTATAAAAGCGTTAAAAGCTTAATTTCCTTATATGCTCTAGTTAATAACTATATTTTTGAAAACTCTTAGGGTACCTGTTTTGACTACTTTATATCTTTAGTTGCTATTGCAAATTACATTATGATTGAGCTTCACATTTAATGATTAGTTTTTAAATAAGATAAAAAAAGGATAAAATATGATTAGAAAAAAAATTACACTAGCGCTTTCGTTAGCTACTACTGTTAGTTTATTACCTAGTGCTTCATTCGCAGCAGAGAACTCTGGTGGAAGTGTAGCCTCTAGTGTTGCGAATATGATTTTAGGTCAAGTGGGGGCAGGAGCTGGAAAACAAGCAACTGCATTTGCAACTGA contains:
- a CDS encoding DUF1415 domain-containing protein: MDKQQIITATQNWVKTFVVGMNLCPFAKREVVKNRVRYFVSQAISPEQLLAEVQAELELLESDTNIETTLVIHPYVLQDFYDYNDFLYDTDNLLIDLSLEGVYQIASFHPDYQFEGVELDDVENYTNRSPYPMLHLIREESLERAIANYPNPDDISQRNIDLMNELGLDKVKALLKSCFDI